The Candidatus Aminicenantes bacterium genome segment TTTCAACCGCATCATCATCCAGCAGTGGAGCAACAAACCGGGACCATACCCCGTCTGGCGGCTGGCGCAAAAACCATCGGTGGCCACGCTGAACGAGTAAAATCCATATGCTGGAAAACCTGAGCAACCGCTTGAACAAGGTGCTGCGCTTTCTCAGGGGCGAGGTGCAGATCACCGAGGAGAACATGCAGCAGGCCTTGAAGGAGATCCGGCTGTCGCTGCTCGAAGCCGACGTCAACTTCAAGGTGGTCAAGAAATTCGTCGAAGCCATCAGGGCCAAGGCCATGGGCCGCGAGATCCATGAAAGCCTGAACCCCAGCCAGCAGGTGATCCGCATTGTCCAGCAGGAGCTGGTGGCCATGCTGGGTTCGGAGAACAGAGAATTGAACAAGGCCCCGGTCAAGCCGGCATTCATCATGCTGGTCGGCCTGCAGGGGTCGGGCAAGACGACCACGGCCGGAAAACTGGCCTTGCACCTGAAAAACCTGGATAAAAGTTCGCTCCTCTGTACGCTGGACCTGAAGCGCCTGGCGGCCGGGGAACAGCTGGCGATCATCGCCGGCGAGATCGGCGTCAATTATTTCGCACCCGCCGGCCATGAGCTGGCCGACATGACGCGCGAACTGAAAAAAAACGCCTCCGCCCACGGCTACGATTACGTCATCGTCGACACGGCCGGCCGCCTGCACATCGATGAGGAATTGATGGCCGAGCTGGGCGCGGTCAAGGAAATGCTGCAGCCGACCGAAGTCATCTTCGTGGCCGACGCCCTGACCGGCCAGGACGCGGTCAATTCGGCCCTTAGTTTCTCGGAGAAAATCGGCATCGATTCGCTGATCCTGAGCAAGCTCGACGCCGACGCGCGCGGCGGCGCCGCCCTGTCCGTGGTCAGCGTCACCGGCAAGCCGATCAAGTTCATCGGCAGCGGCGAAAAACTGGCCGACCTGGAAAAATTCTACCCCGAACGCCTGGCGGCGAAGATCCTGGGCATGGGCGACATGCTGACCCTGATCGAGAAGGCGGAAAAGGATTTCGATCACAAGCAGGCTGAGGTCTTGTCGCGGCGGCTGCTGGCCGACGAATTCAGCCTCGATGATTTTTTAAGCCAGCTGCGCCAGATCCAGAAAATGGGCTCCATGGACGACCTGATGGGCATGCTCCCCAACCTGGGGTTCAAGGGCAACATGGCCGACGTCCATGTCGACGAAAAACGGATCCGCCACCTGGCCGCCGTCATCGAGTCCATGACCGCCAAGGAGAAACAGAACCCCAAAATCATCGACGGCCGCCGGCGTTTGCGCATTTCCCGCGGCTCGGGCCGACCCGTTTCCGAGGTCAATCAGGTTCTGAAAAGCTATACCGAGATGAAAAAGAACTTCAAAAAACCGTTTTTCAGGAAGATTTTGAAAAAATTTGACAATTTTTCCAAAATGATGTAAATTTGGGTTTCCGCAAGTCTGACAAAGGAGCACATTTCATGGTTGTTATTCGCTTGACGAGGTTCGGAGGAAAAAAGGAGCCCTATTACCGCATCGTGGCTGTAGACCGGGAAAAACCCCGGGAAACAAAATATATTGAATTAATTGGTACATACAATCCCCTGGTCGAACCGGCGCAGATCAAAATCGATTTCGAGAAATACAATCGCTGGCTTAAGCAAGGCGCCCAACCATCGGTCACCGTCAAATCGCTGGTTAAAAAAGTAAATACAGCAAAACAAGGAGGACAACGTGAAACAACTAGTTGAAATGGTATGCAAAGCGTTGGTTGACAATCCGGATCAAGTTGTCGTAACTCAAATCGACGGGGAACAGACCACGATTTTGGAACTGCGCGTGCACCAGTCCGACCTCGGCAAGGTAATCGGCAAGCAGGGCCGGACGGCCCGGGCCATGCGCACCATCCTGGCCGCCGCCGGCATGAAACAGAAAAGGCGTTACAACCTGGAAATAATCGAAAATTTCGATCAACCACAGCAGTGATCGGTTTTGGTTTGTTTCGGCAGAATTTTACGGACGCGAGGGATTAAAGGGGAAGTGGTTGTCAGTCTTTCCCCAGGCATAGTTTTACCGGGAGAGGGAATTTCGGTTGAATTGCGGTCGAGCAAATACGTCCGCCCGCAAAAAATCACCGCCATCACGTCGTCGGGGAACGATGCCATCGTCGCCTTCGCCGGCGTCGATTCCATTCATGAGGCGTTGAAAATCGTCGGTTACTCCCTGTATGGCGATTTGCCGGTCGTGAAAGCAAAGCGGCAGGCCAGCGTGCTCGGCTTCGCTGTTTTCGACGGCCAGGGCAACCGCTGGGGGAAGGTCAAAGCCCAGCCGCAGTACTCGCTCAACCAGTTGCTCGAGGTTGAAGACGACCAGACCGGCGAGATCTTCTATGTGCCCTGGCATGACAGCATTGTACGAAAAGTAGACCGCCGCGCCAAAAGCATCATCATCGACCCTCCCGATGGGCTGCGGGACCTGAACCGGTGAAATTTTCCGTCATCACCATCTTTCCCGAAATGATCAGGAATTTCCTGCGCTACGGGCTGCTCGACAAGGCCATCCAGAGCGGCCGCATCGTTGTCGACGTCCATGACTTACGCGAATTCAGCCGCAACAAGCACCGCAAGGTGGATGACCGCCCGCTGGGCGGCGGCCCGGGCATGGTGCTCATGCCCGATCCGCTGTTTTGCGCCGTCGAAGCGATCCGAAAAAGCCAGCCGGGGCGGGTGATTCTCTTTTCCGCCTACGCCCCCATCCTCAAGCAGAGGAAAATCAAATCCCTGGCCAAGGAGGAGCATTTGATCCTGATCTGCGGCCGCTACGAAGGGGTCGATCAGCGGGCCATCGACCAGCTGGTGGACGAGGAGATTTCTTTGGGCGAATACGTGCTGATGGGCGGTGAGATCGCGGCCGAAGCGCTGCTGGAGTCGGTCAGCCGCATGATCCCCGGCGTGGTCGGCAACCCGGAATCGGTCACGGGCGATTCTTTTTATCGGGAGGATCAATACGCTTTCCCGCAGTACACGCAGCCGCGCCTCTACCGCGACCTGGCGGTCCCGGAAACGCTGCTTTCCGGCAACCACAAGCAGATCGGGCAATGGCGGCTGAAGAACAGAAAAACAAGGAGAAAGGAAAATGAAAAAAATAGTTGAATGCGTGCCTAATTTTTCCGAGGGCCGCGACGCCGGCGTCATCGAGCAGATCAGCGCCGAAATAAAAAAAACGCCCGAAGTCGAGCTGCTCGACGTCGATCCCGGCCGCGACACCAACCGCACGGTGGTGACGTTCGCCGGCAGCCCGAACGGGGTCGTGGAAGCCGCTTTCCAGGCCATCAAGAAGGCCGCCGAATTGATCGACATGTCCAAGCACAGCGGCGCCCATCCGCGCATGGGCGCCACCGATGTCTGCCCGTTCGTGCCGGTGGCCGGGGTGACCATGGCCGAGTGCGTCGAGATCGCCAAAAAACTGGGCCGGAGAGTGGGCGAGGAGCTATCCATCCCGGTGTATCTGTACGAAGAGGCGGCCGCCTGCGAGGAGCGCCGGAGCCTGGCTTACATCCGGGAAGGCGAATACGAAGGTCTGGCTGAAAAACTCAAGAAAAAGGAATTCAAGCCCGATTTCGGCAAGGCCGTTTTCAACCGCACGGCCGGGGCCACGGTCATCGGCGCCCGCGAGTTCCTGATCGCCTACAACGTCAACCTCAACACCCGCAACGTCAAGCTGGCCAAGGAGATCGCCAACCGCATGCGCGAAAAGGGCTATACGGTCAAGAATCCCGAAAACGGCGAAAAACAAACCGTCCCCGGCACGCTCAAGTCCGTGCGCGCCGTGGGCTGGTACATCCCCGAGTACCAGATGGCGCAGATCTCGGTCAACCTGCTCAATTACAACGTCACGCCGCTGCACCGCGTCTTCGAGGAGGCGGAGCGGCTGGCGGCCGAGTTCGGCGTGCGAGTCACCGGCAGCGAACTGGTGGGCCTGATCCCGCTGGAAGCCATGCTCCAGGTCGGTCGGTACTACCTGCGCCAGCAGGGCGGCTGCCTCGGCGTCGGTGAGAAGGAACTGGTGCGCACCGCCGTGCAGAGCCTGGGCCTGGCCGAGATTTCCCCGTTCAAGCCCGAGCACAAGATCATCGAATACCGCTTCCGAAAACTCGGCCCCCTGGCCGCCATGAACCTGGTCGATTTCTGCGCCGAGCTGGCTTCCGATTCCCCGGCTCCAGGCGGCGGCAGCATCGCCGCCCTGAACGGCGCCCTGTCCGCCGGTTTGAGCGCCATGGTCTGCAACCTGACCTTCGCCAAGAAAGGCTACGAACAGGTGCGCAGCGAGATGGAGATCGTGGCCGAAAAGGCCCAGCCGCTGAAGGATTTCTTCATCGAAGCCATCGACAAGGACACCGAGGCCTTCAACCGCCTCATGGCCGCCTTCGCCCTGCCCAAGAAGAGCGACGAAGAGAAGAAGGCCCGCCAGGATGCCATCGATGAAGCCACCAAGGGGGCTACCTTGATCCCCTTCTCGGTCCTGGAAAAATCGCGGACCGCGGCCGAGCTGGCCCTGGTCGCAGCCATGAAAGGGAACCGCAACTCGCTTTCCGACTCCGGCGTGGCCGGGCTGACCGCCGCCGTATGCGCTGAGGGAGCGCTGTACAATGTCCTGATCAACACCCAGGAAATGGCCGCCGGCTCTTTCCGCAGCGAGACCCGCGTCCAGGCGCGCAACATGTGCGCGGCGGTGCTGGAAACCGTCGCCAAGATCAAGGCGGTCATGGACAAGGGGTTTGCGGATTAGTTGGAAATCCAAGACTGGCCTTGGTGTACGGTAAACGGTGTACGGTGTACGGCTGCAATCCATGGACCAAAAGCCAGGGGTAGGGGTTCAATAAAAGACCGATTGGGATCGTATTGAACCCCTACAATTGCAGAAGAAAATCTTTTTTTATATGTTTTGGAAATTGGGATTTGAATCAGGTGGTTGGCTGAAAAGTCCGCCCCTGAGGGAGGAATTATGAAACACGAGCGTTTGTTGTGGATATGGTTTGTGGTCGTCTTACTGGCTACTGCGGCCTGGGCGGCGGAAGACAACGCGTTGGACATGCTGCCTATCGGCCGCTCGCCGCAGCGCCTCGCTACGGCGGCGCTGCCGGCCGGCAAGATCATGGATGCGGCCGTCGGCCGGGAGATCGACCTGCCCGGCCTGATCCGGCAGAATCTCGGCCGCGATGTTTTCATCATCGGCGAGTACCACGACAGCCACGCCTGCCATCTCTGGCAGAAGGAGTTCATTGAAGCGCTGGCCAAAGCGCATCCGCGCCTGCTGGTGGGGTTCGAATTTTTCAATCGCAACGACGACCCGGCCCTGGACCTTTACCTGGGCGGGAAGATCGACGAAGCCGAGCTGCTGCGGCAAACCGGCTGGTACGCCCGCAACGGCATGAACTACGCCTACACGCGCCTGGTGCTGGAAACGGTGAAAAAGCTGGGCCTGAAAGCGGTGGGTTTGAACGTCCCGCGCGAGCTGGTCAGCCGGGTGGCCAAGCGCGGCTTCGCCTCGCTGTCGGCCGAAGAGCAGGCCATGTTTCCCGGCGTCGGCCGCACCG includes the following:
- the ffh gene encoding signal recognition particle protein — encoded protein: MLENLSNRLNKVLRFLRGEVQITEENMQQALKEIRLSLLEADVNFKVVKKFVEAIRAKAMGREIHESLNPSQQVIRIVQQELVAMLGSENRELNKAPVKPAFIMLVGLQGSGKTTTAGKLALHLKNLDKSSLLCTLDLKRLAAGEQLAIIAGEIGVNYFAPAGHELADMTRELKKNASAHGYDYVIVDTAGRLHIDEELMAELGAVKEMLQPTEVIFVADALTGQDAVNSALSFSEKIGIDSLILSKLDADARGGAALSVVSVTGKPIKFIGSGEKLADLEKFYPERLAAKILGMGDMLTLIEKAEKDFDHKQAEVLSRRLLADEFSLDDFLSQLRQIQKMGSMDDLMGMLPNLGFKGNMADVHVDEKRIRHLAAVIESMTAKEKQNPKIIDGRRRLRISRGSGRPVSEVNQVLKSYTEMKKNFKKPFFRKILKKFDNFSKMM
- the rpsP gene encoding 30S ribosomal protein S16, encoding MVVIRLTRFGGKKEPYYRIVAVDREKPRETKYIELIGTYNPLVEPAQIKIDFEKYNRWLKQGAQPSVTVKSLVKKVNTAKQGGQRETTS
- a CDS encoding KH domain-containing protein, with the protein product MVCKALVDNPDQVVVTQIDGEQTTILELRVHQSDLGKVIGKQGRTARAMRTILAAAGMKQKRRYNLEIIENFDQPQQ
- the trmD gene encoding tRNA (guanosine(37)-N1)-methyltransferase TrmD, with translation MKFSVITIFPEMIRNFLRYGLLDKAIQSGRIVVDVHDLREFSRNKHRKVDDRPLGGGPGMVLMPDPLFCAVEAIRKSQPGRVILFSAYAPILKQRKIKSLAKEEHLILICGRYEGVDQRAIDQLVDEEISLGEYVLMGGEIAAEALLESVSRMIPGVVGNPESVTGDSFYREDQYAFPQYTQPRLYRDLAVPETLLSGNHKQIGQWRLKNRKTRRKENEKNS
- the ftcD gene encoding glutamate formimidoyltransferase, with amino-acid sequence MKKIVECVPNFSEGRDAGVIEQISAEIKKTPEVELLDVDPGRDTNRTVVTFAGSPNGVVEAAFQAIKKAAELIDMSKHSGAHPRMGATDVCPFVPVAGVTMAECVEIAKKLGRRVGEELSIPVYLYEEAAACEERRSLAYIREGEYEGLAEKLKKKEFKPDFGKAVFNRTAGATVIGAREFLIAYNVNLNTRNVKLAKEIANRMREKGYTVKNPENGEKQTVPGTLKSVRAVGWYIPEYQMAQISVNLLNYNVTPLHRVFEEAERLAAEFGVRVTGSELVGLIPLEAMLQVGRYYLRQQGGCLGVGEKELVRTAVQSLGLAEISPFKPEHKIIEYRFRKLGPLAAMNLVDFCAELASDSPAPGGGSIAALNGALSAGLSAMVCNLTFAKKGYEQVRSEMEIVAEKAQPLKDFFIEAIDKDTEAFNRLMAAFALPKKSDEEKKARQDAIDEATKGATLIPFSVLEKSRTAAELALVAAMKGNRNSLSDSGVAGLTAAVCAEGALYNVLINTQEMAAGSFRSETRVQARNMCAAVLETVAKIKAVMDKGFAD